The region GCTTTGACTGCGCCCGCGTCACCATGCTCGATGACAGCACGCTTACCCTGGCGTTAACCCGCCCGCTGGCAGACTACACCGAAGGCGCCACCTTCACCCTGCACTGGCAGCTGCACGGTGAGCAGGCGATCACCCTGTTGTCACACGCTCCTGCCGACGGGCCTTCACGCTGGTAACGGCAAACGTCACGATAAACACCGCCGCGAACAGGACCACAATGGTCGGCGCAGGCGCGCTGTCGAGATAAAACGACGCATATACGCCGCTGACCGACACAATGGCTGAAACGGCGACCGCCACCAGCAGCGCCATGTGGAAGCGTCGGGTGATCAGCACCGCCACCGCGCCGGGGGCGATCAGCAGTGAAATTGAGAGAATGATCCCCACCGCTTTCAGCGTTGCCACAATGGTCAGCGAGACCATGCACAGTAAGCCGTAGTGCAGCCAGCGGGTGCGCAGCCCGCTCGCCTGCGCCTGCTGATAGTCAAAGCAGAACAGCAGAAAGTCCCGCCACTTCAGGCCAATCACCAGCGCAATCAGCCCCGCCACCAGACCGCTTTGCAGAATGTCCATGCCGTTTATGCCCAGCATATCGCCGAACAGGATGTGGTCGAGATGCACCTCGGGTTTGACGGCGATGTAGAGGATCAGCCCGGCACCGAACATACCGGAAAAGACGATCCCCATGACCGTATCCTGCTTGATTCGGCTGTTATCCTTCAGGTATCCGGTGGCGACCGCGCAGAACAGCCCGGCCACAAACGCGCCAAGCGCCAGC is a window of Enterobacter hormaechei ATCC 49162 DNA encoding:
- a CDS encoding metal ABC transporter permease, translating into MMTLLLEPFQFAFMNNALLISLLVAVPCALLSVFLVLKGWALMGDAMSHAVFPGVVLAWMMGLPLALGAFVAGLFCAVATGYLKDNSRIKQDTVMGIVFSGMFGAGLILYIAVKPEVHLDHILFGDMLGINGMDILQSGLVAGLIALVIGLKWRDFLLFCFDYQQAQASGLRTRWLHYGLLCMVSLTIVATLKAVGIILSISLLIAPGAVAVLITRRFHMALLVAVAVSAIVSVSGVYASFYLDSAPAPTIVVLFAAVFIVTFAVTSVKARRQERVTTG